In the Colletotrichum lupini chromosome 4, complete sequence genome, AGAAAAAAGAGGAAACGCCCGCCTGACGGAATGATGCTGGATATACATGTGAAGCCTCCAAGTAAAGCGCACCCCGTTCCAAATCCCACTTTGCCGGATTCCCGAACCCGAGCGCCACAATGGTTTCCGACCTCGTCTCGTCGTACTGTACACGTCTGCCGCCAATTTGGTTGAAATGCGTATGCCCTCCATCACTgcttctgctgctgcttctgCTGCTTCTGCTGACACTACTTCCCCATCGCCTGCTCATAGCCGTATCAATTGTCCCCGGTCGTTGCTCCCGACGCTAGTCAGAAGTCCTGCTCCTCCTGAAAGAACATGCTAAAGCTGATGATGGTTCCGTAAATGAGGAGACCGCCAATTATCGACATGACCATGGCCTCAACCTGGATGAGATCGGAGTGGGCGAGAACGATGGGCAGGGCTGCGATAGAAGAGCATGGTCAGCAACACGATCCTCGCAATGATCAAAGACAAAAGAGCCGTAGGGGTTgggaaagggggggggggggggggggggggggaaacACCCCCTACCCACAAAACCCCCAAAAACCCAGGGACCACCGCCGCGGGGCGACAGCGGGGGGGGCCGGCCCCCCCCCCACAAAccaggggggggggtggcccgCCGCaccaggggggggggggggggggagaagCTCACCAATTCCCATAACCACCATGAACCCAGTGCAGAAGCGGCCGAGGTCCAGCACGGCGGAGCCGGAACCCTCGCCAAAGTCATCAGGGTTGGTGCATCGCGAGCAGACCCAGTTGGGGATCGGGGCCAACACGTAGGTAGCGACAACGAGAAGCGGGTAGTAGACCTTCCAGAGGGCGCAGGAGAGGATGACGAGGAGAAATCCGACGGCGAGGACGAAGGAAAGGGCGATGATGGTCTTGAGCCCGGCGGTCGGCATCTTGAATATCGTTGGAAGGTGGGCTGTGGTTTACTTGTTTCGGACGGGTATCGAAGTCGGAGCTGGGTATAGACGGCCCCGCCGGGGGTGCAAATGTGTTCCTTCGAAATTTCCTTGGGGGTTCCGTTGAGAGCTTCGAGCGACGATCGTTTCTTGCGATTAGGCTGTCTTTTGATTAGTCGTGGGGAAGCTTCGTGGTGGTGGAGGATCACTCGGTCGTGTCGGTTGAGTAGTAGTTCGCGGCTAGGCTGGCAGGCTGAGCTGCGATGCGATGGCGGGTCCCAGGCCTGACGCACGAAGACCGTCGTCAGCGCACGGCGCAACCTTGTTCCAGCGGCCGGACAGCCTCCAATGACAAACCGCAAATAGTGGAAGGTCTCCACTCGGAAAGACCCCGGCTGTGAGTGAGGTCAGGTACGGGGGCAGGAAAGTGTACGTACCTCAACGAGGGATGCACGGAGCACCTGGCACCCTGGCACCTGGCTCCAGGCTGAGAGAGTGCTACGAAAGCTCGACCTGCCTTGAGCTGGGCCTGGCGTGCGGGAGGGACGCTTTATTATCCACCAAGCTGTCTCTCGCTCTCCCATCACCGACCTGCTCGCCCAACAACCACCCCGCGATCGAATCTCTCCCTCCCGTCTCCCTCAACCATCCACGATTCGCTACACGAAGACTCCAAGTTCCTTCCGTTTCCAGAAACCGCCGAACCGCCTGACGAAGCTACGAATCACCCCTCACGCCCGCCATGTTCAGAAACAATTACGACAACGACTCGGTGACATTGTAAGCTGTTTGGCCCGCTTCCTCGGCCTTCCCTTCCAGTCTCCCCGACTCCGCCGTGAAGAAGGCCAGCATAAAGATGGAGTGCTAACCTTCAACGTCTCATAGCTCGCCGCAAGGCCGGATATTCCAGATCGAGTATGCAGCCGAAGCAGTGAAGCAGGGTTCCGTGGTAGTGGGCATTGCCAGCAAAACACACGCCGTTCTAGTAGCAATCAAGGTACGACGTTTGCCGATACCTGGGACCTCTCTCTCTTGCCTCTCCCTACATCATCCGTTTTCAATCGATACTCGCGGACCTTTACTATAGAGCGCATGAAGCTAACATGCCATTCTTTCCCCAATAGCGCAACGCCGAAGAGCTGTCCTCGTACCAAAAGAAGATCTTCACCGTCGATGAGCACTCCGGTATCGCCATCGCAGGCCTCACCTCGGACGCCCGCGTCCTCTCCAACTTCATGAAGCAGCAGTGCCTCGGCCACCGCATGACGTACGGTCGCTCAATGCCCCTCCGCACCCTCGTCGACATGATTGGCGAGAAGGCCCAGATCAACACCCAGGTCTACGGCAAGCGGCCCTACGGTGTCGGTCTCCTCGTTGCCGGCGTCGACGAGCGCGGCCCCCATCTCTTCGAATTCCAGCCCAGTGGTATGACGGAGGAGATGGTCGCCTTCGCCATCGGCGCACGCAGCCAGATGGCCCGCACCTACCTCGAGCGCAATATCGACGCCTTTGAGACGTGCTCCCGCGAGGACCTCGTGCAACACGGTCTCAAGGCCCTCAAGGAGAGTTTGGTCCAGGACCGCGAGTTGACGGTCGAGAACACCAGTGTCGGTGTCGTCGGCTACACCGAGAAGGATGGTGTCAAGACGGTCCAGCCATTCAAGCTGTACGACGGCCAAGACGTCAAGGAGTGGCTCGACAGTGTCGCCGCTAGCGAGAGCCAGGGCGGCGGCGAAGAGGGCGGTGAGGGTATGGAGGTTGACGGCTAAGCGCTGCGGAAATCATGAATTCAGGAAAGATGCGCGGATGGGCTTCTACGCTGCGTTGCGTTGGGCTAGGCCGGATCGTCGCCAAACAACCTCCTATCCGGGGGTTCGGCTGACTGGACACAGCTATGGGAAGGAGACTCACCGTCCTCGAACGCACAGAGCCGGCCCAATTAGACTTGTACCAATACACTGCAAAAAGGAGATTCGATGGCCCAAAAATGAGCTGCATCCGATGACTCAAGAGACAGGAAGACACGCAATCTATGTGCTCACTGATGATCCGGAGCCTAAGACAGGTACCTGAAGATGCAGGTTTGCTTTATTGGGTTGTGTAACTCATGAAGGTCTATCAAACTACATTACGTGCAACCAACACCGATGTGACATGATAGATAGCTGAGCGATCCCCCGTTCATACCCCTTTCTTTGAATGTCTTATCCCGCGTGTCACCAACGATCGGAATGGAGGAAACAAGACTCACTTTCCTCGCTTCGCTTCATTTTATCCAACCCGACCACCTACCGAGCCTCAACGTATAGGAGTTGGGAAACACGAAAGGGCGCCAAGACTCCGGTACGTATCCGCTTTTACATTGTACACGCCATCTGTCTTTCTCCGTCTCTAGTTCCTGCACATGAAGTTCCGTTTTCTGGAAAGCATTGCCGACGGACTACCAATGTGACCTAAGAGTTGGTCCAGTCGAGCTTGAAGGTGGCCGCAGAGACCTGGTAATCCCTGAGCGCCGTGATGGCACCCTCGGGGGTAGTAGCGGTGACGAGGATGTCGGCGTTGGCGGCCTTGATGAAGCCCTCCTCGACGCTCTTGTTCACCCACTCGAGGATGCCGTCGTAGAAGCCGTTGATGTTGAGGAGGCAGATGCCCTTGTCGTGAATGCCCAGCTGGTTCCAGGTGGCCGTCTCGAGAACCTCCTCGATGGTGCCGTACCCGCCGGGCAGGGCGACGAAGCCGCTGCCGGGGCCGCCGGCGAAGACCTCCTTGGCCATCATCTGCTTGCGGGTGTGCATGTCTTTGACGACGGTGGTGCGTCCGTAGACGGTCTCGTCCGGGACGTACATGTTGTCCTTGTTGACGGTACCGTAGGTGTCGTCACGCTCATACTTGACGAGGGCCTCGGGGATGATGCCGTGGACCGAGTCCGGGCCGGCAAGGGAAACGAGTGTCTTTGCCACCTCGCCCATCAGGCCGACGGTTCCACCACCGTAGACTGAGATGTTTGTTAGTACATCATGAACTAGAAACACATTGGTAGAGGTTTTGCCTCCTATGTTTCATCTTGTCTGAGAAGGGTTGCGCCACATGTTGTCATTGATATAGTGACTCGGACTTTATCGCTGCCCAAATCGTGGATGGAGATGGGGAGGCGACAGGTTTGAGTGAGATGAGGAGCGGGAGAACAGTGACTCACCAAGATCAATGTTGTTCTCGGCCATGATTCTTGCCAACTCACGAGCGGCTTCCATGTGCTGAGGCTTGAAACCGGGGGAGGCGCCGCAGTAGACACAAATCTTGGTCCTCTTCTGCACGCCATTCGTGGTACCGTTGGTGCCGTTGGTGTTACCATTCGTGGTTCCGTTGGTGTTGGTGCCGTTGCCACTGGGTGTGCCATCCCGGGATGCCGGGAATGATGGCAGGGGGGAAGGGCCGCCGGACTGCATGATGTTCGTTGCTTGCTTGATTTGTGATGAAAAAGGGTTTTACTATAGGATGAACTCCCAAATAAAGTGACTCTTGGGCTTCGAGGTAGAAATTTTTGTTGAAGAAGGGAGAAAATGCTAGAGTAAGTAGTTTGCGAGTGAGATGGTACTCAGTCTTTACACTAAGAGGTGCAGTTATTGGAGGTGAAGATGACGGAGGATTTGTGGAGAAAGATAGTATGAGGTTCCGTTCCTGCCAAGAGACAAGAGTCACAACGGAAAGAAAGTACCCGGAAGACGCCGCCTTTTTCTGCGGTATTTCCTCAAGGTTCCGACTTTGGGCAACGAATCCAAGTCCACAAAAAGATCAGAGAAGAAGAGCCCAAGAGAGAAACTGAAAGTTAGGGGAATAGGCAGATGGCGGTGAAAAAGGGCGCTGTTATATACGTTCCTCTCGAGACCCAGAAAGGGATGCTAGTTTGTCTTGTTGGTTGGTATGGGCTCAGGGCAAGTGGACAAGTGTGTTGTTGGCGAGTTGGTGTATCAATTATCCTAGCAACCACCTGAAGGGCAATAAGAaacaaaaagaaaagaaagatTGGACGAGGCGAGAGGAAGCACAGATGGCAATGAGACAACGAGATGTCAGTTACCGCCACGGCGCATGGCGACGGGCCGAAGTTCTGGGTTTAGCGTACTAGCTGGGACAATCAATGGCTTCGAAGGGTTCGCTCGGGGATCCGTGGCTCCAGTGCCGGTACAGTAGTGTAGGCCTTAGTCGATGCGTGGTATTCCAGCTGGGGAGGAAAAGCAAAGCAGACTCCAGACCCAGAGAGCCCCCTTCCCCCTCGCTGGTTGCTAAACCAGAGACAAGGAACGGGGTCGGGTGACGGTGGTTGACATGGACGTGGACTTGGGACGGTGACGGGGGAACCAGAAGACGGATCCGGGACCTGGGTCTAGTACCTAGTAGCACATTGTGCCCTGAGATGGAGAGGTACCTTTGTAGAAAGTCTGATACACTTTTCATCGACTCTGTTGAATTCGACTGGTTCAGCCGTTTCCGAGACCTGATGGGTTCGGGGGCACCCTAGTTTGCCTGCGTGTTTGGTTTGTCAACTTGTTACGCTGCGACTGGCCCGCACCAGTGAAGTGTCCAGGTGACATGTCGGAGGCGAGGTCCGAGTCCAATGTAGTGCGTAATTCAACCTCGACGACTCTAAAGCTGGGTTTGGCTAGGTCCGTCCCGCGGGGATGTCCATCCGGAGCTGGAGAAAGGGAACCAGGAAGACTCAAGTCATCGATCGAAACTCAAGAGCCTCAATGATCGAGCGTCCCAGGCACCATTCTCCGTGAACTATCGACTTTCAACTATCCGAGTAGATGATCTGGGAAGGTAGTTGCAGTAGTGTCAAAGGTGACGAGGAACGGAAACTGGGAGAGACAAGAGAAAGTACCTAGGGTAGAGACGAATGTCTCTCGATTCGAGGGCGGTCGCGTATGCTCGGTATGACAACGACAGACACCCGCGTGTGCAACGTGCCGCTGACGAATGGACGGAATGGACCACGGGAGGCCGTGTTCGATGTCGATTGGACTGGTGTTTGATTGTACGTGTACGTGGGTTGTCAAGATGATGGAGAACACGATGTGCAAGAGATCATTCTCGGTGTCAATGGAACCCAATCAATCGTTCACTACTTCCCAATCAAGCAAGGATGGAACACCAAAGGTACAGAGGTTCAATGCCTCTTTGGCAGGTGCATCTAGCATCGACATTGCACTTCCAGCAGCCATTTGTTTTCCCTTCAGCGTCTTGGCCCCCTGTTTCCCCCCCAAGCCTACCGCGCCATTCTGCTGGGATCGTGGCGGCGCCTCGGCCGTTGATTCGCCCGCACAGCACGCAATTTGTCCCGCCCGCCACCCAGCCTCCAGGGTCCAGTTTGCGATCCAGTGCTTTCCAAATTCCGGGGCCATGTCAATCCAATCTCCGTGAAGACTTTCCGACTTCACTCCTCCAGCACCCGATATCGCTGGCATACTCGGCATCTGCGCCGAAGAAAGACACGGTTTCACTTGCCATTCTACTTGACGAGTTGCTATCATTGCAACTATCAGTAGCCGAGCTGCCATACGCCATCGGTAGCCGAGTCCGCCGTGCGACGTCCCCGCATCGCTTCTCACGAGCACGCGATCTGTCCTCCGCAGCTTCGCGATTTTCAACATCCTCTCTCTAAAGACATTGTAGCGCATTGTGCAAGATGTCTCAacccgcagcagcagccggcGCTCGCCCTGCTGGCCAGCAGCAGGAGCAAGGCGTGAGTATCTTACCCACGCCCACCGCGAATCGCGCCCAGAGGCCTTGAACTAATGTACCATGATCGCAGGGCATAAGCTTGACGCAAAAGCTGCTACTTGGAGCTTCTATGTATTTCGGCATGAACTTGCTCATGAACAACATGTTCTCCAAGACGCAATCCGGTACCCAGGTCAAAGATGCCGACGGCAATGTTGTCAACGTACCCGCGAATACCGAAGACATTCCGCCCTACCTGCTTCGCCCCAAGGAATTGGACGAGGGTGCGACCTGGAGCCAGATCCCGCGCAAGTTGGCACCTATATGGCCAATGGATAGCTACATCGACGTGACCGTCACTATTTCCGACACCTTTGTTCCGATTCCTCTGGCCCAAACGCCCTCGGAAAAGGTTGTTCTTAAGGAGGAGAAATTCAAGATTGGCAACTACAGCGAAAAACGCTCCATTGATACCACTATCGAGGTGCCGCCCTCCGTGCAGAACAATGGTACTCTTTGGGGCCACTTTTACGTTTCACTGCCCGGTAGCCAGCCCGATCCTCACGTTGAGACCTACGACCCAGCCTCTGCCTACTACTTTGCGTTCCCTCTCACTCAGTACATCCCCAAGAAAAAAGAGTTCAAGACCAGATCCCTTCTCGAGGGCaaggccgaggaggaggtggAAGAGGTGGCCGAGGAACAGGAGACTGGGCCCGTCATTGCCAGTTACTACCACCCGAATGCCAGCTTCTCCATCATCCCCAACACTGGAGTGCTCGATTACCGCCAAACCCATCCCGCAATTCGCCAGTTCCTCCATGTCGAGCCGACTGGTGCCAGAGATGGCTCCGGCCAGCATTCTTGGTATTGTAAGTTGCCCTTTGCGCTATTCTTGGCGAACAGAACTAACTGCCATAGACCCTATTCTGTTTGTCAATACCTTTTGGCAACTCAAGAGTCAAATGATCCTGCTCAATGACACCGTCACGTCTGTTCCTCTGCACATTGATTTGAACAACATGCGCTCATGGCAATTCAACACTCTGGCCGCGATTGAGGCTAGTGCGAAGGAGTCGGCACGTCAGGCTGCTTACGGTGGATCGCTGCCCGGTGGCGGCGACGGCTCTGAGATTGAGATGGTCAAGGAGATCTTTGGCGACACGAACCCGATTCTCCTCGGCATTACCATTATTGTCAGTATTGCGCACATGATCCTGGAGACGCTTGCTTTCGGTTCCGACATTGCGCATTACCGCAAGAAGAAGGACAACGTCGGTATCTCGGTCCGTTCCATCCTGGCGAACGTTTTCATGCAGTCCGTGATCCTGCTTTACCTCATCGACAACTCGCAAAATACCAGCTGGATGATTCTGGGTGGTCAGGGTATCGGCATCGTTATTGAGCTGTGGAAGATCACCACCATTGTCAACGTTGCCGTCAAGGCTGCGCCAGCAGGCTCATTGCTCCCGTTTAAGATCGTTGTCGAGGACAAGCACAAGCTCAGCGAGACGGAGGAAAAGACCAAAGAGTACGACGAGATTGCCTTCAAGTATATGTACATGGCTGGTGTGCCTCTGCTCATCGGTTACGCCATCTACTCGCTGGTCTACGAGACGCACAAGTCTTGGTACTCGTACATCATCGCCACGCTCGTCGGATCGGTGTATGCTTACGGCTTCCTCATGATGGTTCCTTCGCTTTACATCAACTACCGGCTCAAGAGTGTTGCACACATGCCTGGCAAGGCCATGATCTACAAGTTCCTCAACACCTTTATCGACGACCTTTTTGCATTCACCATCAAGATGCCGTTCCTCCACCGTCTGTCCACTTTCCGCGACGATATCATCTTCTTCATCTACCTCTACCAGCGCTGGGCTTACAGAATCGACTACTCTCGTGTCAACGAGTTCGGCCAGGGTGGTGAGGATGAAGAGGATGATGCGGCTAAGGCCAAGGCCAAGGAGCTGCTTGAGACCGACCCCACTGTCGAGAAGGTAAAGCAAGTGGCGGGTAAGGCCACGGGTGCCGACACCGGCAAGGCCAAGAAGAGAAAGTAAATAGATGATGTTATACGGCTGAGGAAGAGAGTGCAGCCAATATCGTGTACATCATGGAGTCGGGCACAAGTAATACACATGAGCCTTGGCAGCTACGTGTCCAGGGTACTGCCTAATGACTAGCATGGATGGGACATAGCTAGTCGAGACATGAGGCTACAAATGTGATCAAGTCCAGTCTTCATCGCAATTCACATCTCTCGCGCATGGTGCATCTCATCTGCAAAAGCACATCAAAGTACCGCATGCACGCTTGGACAGAGGACGAGACGACTAAGAAAGTGTTGAGGAAAAGCAACAAGCAACTGTTCAGCTGAAAAGGGGGCTCCGCATGTCTGTGTACAAGGGAGACCGGACAAGCCAAGTCAAGTGAAAATCTGGGCAGAAGATCCAACAGACATCCGTATTCTATACGTATAATTACTACCTCAACACGCTTGCAATATCCCACCGGACAGATCGTTGATTTGCCTTTTGTAAGGTTCACGGCCCACGGGTAGAAGAATGGCCCCCCCCTTTGCGGCACGGAAACTCTTCTGAGGGTCGCTTCGCGGCTAAAGATGCCGCTGAGAGACGTGACAGACTACTTGGTAAGGTAAGAGTGCCCCCCGAACCGAACAGGGGCCCCGGCAGAAGAGTCGCTTGGCGGGGGGTTCGCAGCTGTCGGAGCCCCGTGCCTGGTAGGGCAGAGACAAGCTCGTATGTCACCGCGCCTATCAGAGAGTTCCATTGGGGAACCTGGAAGGGCCCGAAGAGGGATGACGCCAGGTCCCCTTCCAACGGTTGTGTTTTGGGGCTAGGACGGTGCCAGCTCCACGTTCTGCTTTGCTCCTGTTCTTCGATTGAGGTGCCTCACCTTACCTTATACACTAGGCTATTCATACCTCAAGGTAAGGTGCTGGTATTCGTAGACGGTAATTAAGCACGTTACCTTAAGGTAAGGTCAGCACGTAATAAGGTAGGGTACGGAGCACCTAGGCATCCATTGCTCATCCCCAACCACCTAGTACCCGAGTTATGGACCATGTGGCATGGAGACCTTTTAGTGTCGGTCTTTCGTCAAAAGGTGGAGAATTGCGGGATCTGTATACCGAAAATAGTTCACAATGATTGCCGTCGTTCCTGAGCTGCATAGCAAATAGCTCTTGGCCTCTCCTGAACTCGGTTGGTCGGATCGTGTCCACGCAATGCAGTGTTTGAATGGAATGGCTTCGAGGTGAAGGCAGCATGTGTATTTCGTAAGATGAACGTGAGGTGGTTCTGCAGGTTTCATGGAAGGCGACGGGATTTGGGAAGCAAACAAGAAGGGCACTCCCCGTCTCCCCTTGGACCCTCTCCGGTTGGGGCCTTGCAAATGTCATCGACAATACGAAGAGTTAAAAGTTGCCCAAAGCAGTCATGGCTGACCAGGTCATCCACTCTCAGAGGCACCCTCAAAACCTAAAGTTCCCTCGACCTTCCTCCGTCTTTGACAGCCGCATAATACTTGTCTTTTAGAAGTTAGGAAGATTGGATCCAGTCCGTTCCTTCCTTCGCCCAGCCAGCGCAGTCAACTAAACACACACACCGGGACCAACCAACCAAGGGAAAATAAACGACCGAACGCAATCTTTCTCAAACTCTCCagtctcttttctttcgctCTGATTTCCGTGTCCTTTTGTCTCgtatcttttcttttccctaaACTTTCTTTCCACATTCCTGCCTGCACTACACTTTCCATCCTTTCACCACGTTGTCCCTCGACGTTTTCCTCGTTGCCGTCTCGTGGGTTCCTCCTCTACCTATTCAACCTCCATTTGAGCCTCTCGGTCCCTCCGTTTGTCACATGCCCGGGTTCCCCCGTCCATCACTCCAAGTTCGTCCCATGCGTCCGCTCCGGTCATGACATACGGACGGCCGCATAGGGTCCCCCAGCAACAACCACTTCGAGAAATTTACTTTGAAGCCCGCCTAGCACGCTTCAAAGAGCACAAGCACAGGCACACAGGCACACAAGCCACACCCAAAAGTTCGCCGGACTACAGCGAACGCACCCGCCAAGCAGAGCTCCGGACCTTCGGTTCGATCGACGGGGATTCGAGGTCCACGCTGCCTCGTACGCAGTGGACAGTGGAGTTCCACAACGCGTACCTGGCGTCTCTCATCATCCCAAATAGGGTCGTCCCCGGCACCCCGTTCGCTCCAAGGGGAGGGAGCCAAGGCCTACTCTACGGGAAACGTAAGCTACAAAACCTGTTCGGACGGTGTGGCCGTGCCGCCCGCGTGCCCGCGCCCGCCGTCCGTCATTCACTTCGctccagctccagctccagTCCCCTGATCCCCCAGTCGGGATATTTTACCCCCCAAAGGGCCCAAAGGGGGCGCTCCTACGCCCATTTATCATTGGGGCGCGCGCCGCACCGCACCGCCAAAATCCGACTACCCCTCGATCCCATTGTTTGtgtcgccgccgccaagCAACACTCTCCTGATCCCCCCAACGATTCCCTCGAAAAGGACACTTTCGAGGGAACCGGAGGGCTCGCCAAATCATGAGCAGCCCTACCGTCGGGTCCCTTCTGGCTGCCATTGCGACACTCGTCAGCGATGGCCTGCGTATCTTGAAGTTCGCCGATAAGCGCCAATGGGGACCTGACGAGCACGAGCAATTGCGCCTGCTGGAGGATACTCTCGACGACGCCAAGAAGGACTTTCAGGAGCTATCTGTCCTTGTCAACGGACAGCGCTATTATATGAACGACCGCAAACGTGAGTTCACGAGCACACTTACACCGTTCTTGATTACTTTGCGCTGGCTCGAGATTTTCCAGAGCCCTGCCGTACAGCGGAGGGAGGGAGGCCTCTGCGATTACCAGCCAGCTCCCCATCAAATCTCGCTTCGTGCTAGCTCACGTCACGCACAGCTGGCTATATATGAACCCTCGCTAACTATTTCGCCTTCAAGCTCCGTCAATAGCCGAGTTGCGAGCTTTACAGTCCAAGGTTGAGCATCATATCGACAACTTTAAAGATTGGGCGAGAACAGGCGGACCGATCAATCCGGTTTGGGCACGAGAAACGACGCAATTGCGCCGCGAACTGCATCGCGCACAATGCCGAGCGGCTAGGAGGATATTCGGGGCAGAGCAAGAGGCTTCGGCAAGATGCCTGGGCGCCTTTCTCGTCTACAGAAAACAGCGGGAATGGCAGAGTCGGCCAGCTACTTCGGAGGAGGAGCACCACCGACGACACGTGGAAGAGGTAGTAGCATGCAACACGAGTGGCAAGTTCGAGCGGTTTGGCGACGGAGGCATCGCATTCGTTTGCGACTTTTGCGACGGCCATCTTGTATGGGAGGACTTGGAGAGCATGCCATCATTACGGACAGCCGAAGAATCCAGCACGCGCCCAGTACCGCCTGTTTCGCCTACGACCGGGATGCCAAATTGGCAGGCGACCGGGTTCACCGCCGATAAACGAAGAGAGGAGAAGACGGTCATATTTGCGCCTCTAGCAATAGCGAATCATATGGCGCCGTATCAGGGAGACTGGGTAGCTCGACTCCTATGTCCTTTCTGCGATGAGGCGCCATATACCGAGGCAGGCGGTGATAGCGACGATGAAATGCGGAATGCCCAGGACGAATCCGGTTTCGAAGATCTCCAGGCCTTCCAGGAGCACCTGGAGTGGCAACACACAGCTGCATCGATACCCGCCGTCCCCTTACCCAAGGCAGCCAAGGACTGCGTGGTGATGTGACATCATTAATTCGACAACGATGTTTGTTGGTGGCGTAAAAACGGCGGTTCGTTCGTTCGTGTACATATATTCACAATGTGTGGTCTTGACAATGGCGAGGCGTTGGGGGCTTCCAAAGAGGGCGGACGATGTCTCATCCGCACCTACGACTTAtggaattattatttactttactCGATGTCAGAAGGCTTTCCACCTCCTCAAGTGTTGGGGATGGTCCTCACCACCGGTCTGGACAGACCGATGCAGCAACAGAGATACCACAGTCAGGTAGTGCTGGATCACAATCCACATTCAAGGCGCAAAAACCAATTCTTGTTTCGTTGCCCCTCTCCGTCTTCCCCTGCATCCGCCTGAGAAGTCCGTGCCGTAGTTTGATTGATGTACATGAATCAAGAAAGATATACACAGTCGCCAACATAACGCCCAACATCGTCAAAGAACCTTTGCCATTCTCAGGCCAAAGGATCCAATACCCCCAAAGGAAGGGAAGAAAACCGTTCCTTGTCCTTATTCGCACCGCCAAAGGAGGCAAACCAAACCCCGTCCCTCACTTTAGAAGAACCGCCACCAAAAGAAGACGATAACAATGAACCCCAGCGCTCCGAGGGGGCCGTACTGCTTGAGCAGCAGCTCCCAGTTGATCCTCACAGCGGCGCGCCTGTACTTTTTGCTGTCGTCGCGCAGGCGGGAGCTGAGCTCGCCCATGCGCTCGAGGGAGTCGCCGCGGTACAAGAGGTCCTCGATGTTCTTGGTCATGACTTTGGTCACGTCGCGCAGCTCGTCGTTGAGCTTGTCGAGGTTCTGGGAGGCGCGGGCGTCCGAGTAGGTTGATTTTGTGCGGGAGATGAAGGTGTCGAACTCCATAAAGGCGTAGGGGCGGAGGGAGGGGGAGTGGAGCTGGGAGACGGGGTAGGTTGTCGTGAACTCGCGGGCGAGGTCGGAGAGGTAGGTGAAGGCTAGCTTGCGCGGGTAGGATTTGTCTGTTATGCAGATGAAGGTGATGTCCGAGTCCATTAGGTAGCTGTTTTGGGCACAAAGGTTAGCAAGagttccttcttctccttctccttcttcttcttcttcttcttctttcgaCTGGCTCCTCTCGGTGTAAAAGGGGTAGACAGGAGAGGGGTAGACGGACTTCAGGTTGTAGGCGCCGCTTTCGATGCTGGCTTGGGGTTCCGAGTTACGGGTGAGCTTGCGTAGGACTTGCTTGATTTGCGACTTGACTTCGGAGAGAGCTGCTTCTTGTTGCTCG is a window encoding:
- a CDS encoding vacuolar protein sorting 55, whose translation is MPTAGLKTIIALSFVLAVGFLLVILSCALWKVYYPLLVVATYVLAPIPNWVCSRCTNPDDFGEGSGSAVLDLGRFCTGFMVVMGIALPIVLAHSDLIQVEAMVMSIIGGLLIYGTIISFSMRWGSSVSRSSRSSSRSSDGGHTHFNQIGGRRVQYDETRSETIVALGFGNPAKWDLERGALYLEASHVYPASFRQAGVSSFFSLLLCNDKTI
- a CDS encoding proteasome A-type and B-type, giving the protein MFRNNYDNDSVTFSPQGRIFQIEYAAEAVKQGSVVVGIASKTHAVLVAIKRNAEELSSYQKKIFTVDEHSGIAIAGLTSDARVLSNFMKQQCLGHRMTYGRSMPLRTLVDMIGEKAQINTQVYGKRPYGVGLLVAGVDERGPHLFEFQPSGMTEEMVAFAIGARSQMARTYLERNIDAFETCSREDLVQHGLKALKESLVQDRELTVENTSVGVVGYTEKDGVKTVQPFKLYDGQDVKEWLDSVAASESQGGGEEGGEGMEVDG
- a CDS encoding cleft lip and palate transmembrane protein 1 → MSQPAAAAGARPAGQQQEQGGISLTQKLLLGASMYFGMNLLMNNMFSKTQSGTQVKDADGNVVNVPANTEDIPPYLLRPKELDEGATWSQIPRKLAPIWPMDSYIDVTVTISDTFVPIPLAQTPSEKVVLKEEKFKIGNYSEKRSIDTTIEVPPSVQNNGTLWGHFYVSLPGSQPDPHVETYDPASAYYFAFPLTQYIPKKKEFKTRSLLEGKAEEEVEEVAEEQETGPVIASYYHPNASFSIIPNTGVLDYRQTHPAIRQFLHVEPTGARDGSGQHSWYYPILFVNTFWQLKSQMILLNDTVTSVPLHIDLNNMRSWQFNTLAAIEASAKESARQAAYGGSLPGGGDGSEIEMVKEIFGDTNPILLGITIIVSIAHMILETLAFGSDIAHYRKKKDNVGISVRSILANVFMQSVILLYLIDNSQNTSWMILGGQGIGIVIELWKITTIVNVAVKAAPAGSLLPFKIVVEDKHKLSETEEKTKEYDEIAFKYMYMAGVPLLIGYAIYSLVYETHKSWYSYIIATLVGSVYAYGFLMMVPSLYINYRLKSVAHMPGKAMIYKFLNTFIDDLFAFTIKMPFLHRLSTFRDDIIFFIYLYQRWAYRIDYSRVNEFGQGGEDEEDDAAKAKAKELLETDPTVEKVKQVAGKATGADTGKAKKRK
- a CDS encoding transporter sec22, giving the protein MRRGYAPALRIGIEATSEDTSIQHQPTVDSSFAIPTLLTYERRQILFQIPHASKHIHTMIRSTQIARLDGLMLCASVDDEQQEAALSEVKSQIKQVLRKLTRNSEPQASIESGAYNLKSVYPSPVYPFYTERSQSKEEEEEEEGEGEEGTLANLCAQNSYLMDSDITFICITDKSYPRKLAFTYLSDLAREFTTTYPVSQLHSPSLRPYAFMEFDTFISRTKSTYSDARASQNLDKLNDELRDVTKVMTKNIEDLLYRGDSLERMGELSSRLRDDSKKYRRAAVRINWELLLKQYGPLGALGFIVIVFFWWRFF